Proteins from a single region of Psilocybe cubensis strain MGC-MH-2018 chromosome 3, whole genome shotgun sequence:
- a CDS encoding Aspyridones efflux protein apdF, whose protein sequence is MTSLHDEHLNDSRYSHDITIENVRSSRADSMSSTSKEKYTVHSTIEAASTKDKEEGEVEDDYPDGGTRAWLILAGAMCNTFSTFGYVNSWGIFQKYYEETLLSSSSPSTIAWIGSIQYSLVFLPGLIVGRLFDLGYFRSIFLISSAILVGATFLVAQCTQYWHFLLCQGFVVGFGCGGIFGPTTAVIAHWFKKRRGFAMGLVAVGSSLGGTILPITANNLIPRVGFKWTMRIFGFILLTTLGMSNLLLKRRLPPKKVAGGLLNLAAFKSAPYSVYCASAFVTFLGIYTGEFNRSLLCSRLILIPTVLTYVGVSATDIGISSDFAFYFIAIANASSLFGRYVAGNLCDKLVVLGAMNVMIPFTVSAGIVTYAWPFAQTKSSLIAITVIYGFASGSYVSLLSNPIMEMGETGDVGRRIGMFMSILAIGALAGPPISGAIGTATGDFKAVGYYAGTAVLVGVGLMSITRHLILKRMFGKI, encoded by the exons ATGACCTCCCTTCACGACGAACACCTCAATGACTCACGATACTCTCACGACATTACGATCGAAAACGTACGATCCTCCCGCGCCGACTCTATGTCCTCGACATCCAAAGAGAAATACACCGTGCACTCAACTATTGAAGCAGCTTCTACCaaagacaaggaagaaggggaagtAGAAGATGACTACCCGGATGGCGGTACGCGAGCATGGCTGATTTTGGCGGGG GCCATGTGCAATACGTTCTCGAC GTTCGGCTATGTTAACTCATGGGGG ATCTTCCAGAAGTACTACGAAGAGACATTACTAAGTAGTTCATCACCGTCAACAAT TGCATGGATAGGCTCTATTCAG TATTCACTTGTTTTTCTACCCGGCCTCATTGTCGGGCGCCTGTTCGACCTAGGATATTTCCGCTCTATATTTCTGATATCAAGCGCAATTCTCGTTGGTGCGACCTTCCTCGTCGCCCAATGCACGCAGTACTGGCACTTCTTACTCTGTCAAGGGTTTGTTGTTGGT TTTGGTTGTGGGGGAATATTTGGACCGACGACTGCAGTGATTGCTCACTGGTTCAAAAAACGCCGTGGGTTCGCGATGGGCCTAGTAGCTGTTGGCTCCTCGCTTGGTGGAACAATTCTACCTATAACAGCTAATAATCTGATTCCTCGTGTTGG GTTCAAATGGACCATGCGCATATTTGGATTCATCCTACTAACTACATTAGGGATGTCCAATCTG TTGCTTAAACGGCGCCTACCCCCAAAAAAAGTTGCAGGAGGACTCCTCAATCTTGCTGCATTCAAATCTGCGCCGTACTCTGTCTACTGTGCTTCGGCGTTTGTCACTTTCCTTGGGATCTATACTGGCGAGTTCAATCGTTCATTATTGTGTTCTCGGCTCATTCTTATCCCAACAGTCCTCACATATGTTGGTGTAAGCGCGACGGACATTGGAATCTCGTCAGATTTTGCATTCTACTTTATTGCTATCGCCAATGCAAGCTCGCTATTTGGCCGTTACGTTGCGGGGAACCTCTGTGATAAATTAG TGGTTCTAGGGGCTATGAATGTGATGATTCCGTTCACCGTCTCAGCAGGCATCGTCACCTATGCCTGGCCATTCGCTCAGACGAAATCGTCCCTCATAGCGATCACAGTGATCTATGG CTTCGCATCAGGATCATACGTCTCCCTTCTATCTAATCCCATCATGGAGATGGGTGAGACAGGAGACGTTGGGCGTCGCATCGGAATGTTCATGAGCATTTTGGCGATAGGCGCGCTCGCTGGCCCCCCTATTTCTGGAGCCATTGGTACAGCCACAGGTGATTTTAAGGCAGTCGGGTACTACGCAG GCACAGCCGTCCTCGTTGGTGTTGGTCTGATGAGTATCACACGGCATCTCATTCTCAAACGGATGTTTGGGAAAATATAG
- a CDS encoding translation initiation factor eIF4A, producing the protein MSTEELQDVAENEIESNWDQVVDNFDNMELKPELLRGIYAYGFERPSAIQQRAIVPVVKGHDVIAQAQSGTGKTATFSISILQQPATTQLDMNVKGTQALILAPTRELAQQIQKVVIALGDYMNIECHACVGGTNVREDMAKLQEGVQVVVGTPGRVYDMINRRALRTDNIKIFCLDEADEMLSRGFKDQIYEVFQLLPQDTQVVLLSATMPADVLEVTKKFMRDPVRILVKRDELTLEGIKQFYIAVEKEEWKLDTLCDLYETVTITQAVIFCNTRRKVDWLTEKMHSREFTVSAMHGDMEQKQREVLMKEFRSGSSRVLITTDLLARGIDVQQVSLVINYDLPTNRENYIHRIGRGGRFGRKGVAINFVTTDDVRMLRDIEQFYNTQIDEMPLNVA; encoded by the exons ATGTCAAC TGAAGAACTTCAAGATGTCGCTGAGAATGAGATCGAGTCCAACTGGGACCAGGTCGTAGACAA CTTCGACAACATGGAGCTGAAGCCTGAGCTCCTCCGAGGAATTTACGCTTACGG TTTCGAGCGCCCTTCCGCTATCCAGCAGAGGGCTATCGTCCCCGTCGTGAAAGGACACGACGTCATTGCACAGGCCCAGTCTGGTACTGGCAAGACCGCTACCTTCTCCATTTCTATCCTTCAGCAG CCTGCTACCACTCAGTTGGATATGAACGTCAAGGGCACCCAGGCCCTCATTCTTGCACCCACCCGTGAGCTAGCTCAGCAAATCCAAAAGGTCGTCATCGCTCTCGGTGACTACATGAACATTGAGTGCCACGCATGTGTCGGAGGCACCAACGTTCGTGAGGATATGGCCAAGCTCCAGGAGGGCGTTCAAGTCGTTGTCGGAACCCCTGGACGTGTGTATGACATGATCAACCGCAGGGCCCTCAGGACCGACAACATCAAAATTTTCTGCCTTGATGAGGCCGATGAGATGTTGTCCCGTGGATTCAAGGACCAAATCTACGAAG TCTTCCAGCTGCTTCCTCAGGATACCCAGGTCGTTCTGCTGTCGGCTACCATGCCCGCCGATGTCCTCGAGGTTACCAAAAAATTCATGCGAGACCCCGTCAGGATTCTCGTCAAGCGTGATGAGCTGACCCTCGAAGGTATTAAGCAGTTCTACATTGCTGTCGAGAAAGAGGAGTGGAAACTCGACACCCTCTGCGATCTCTACGAGACCGTTACCATCACTCAAGCTGTCATCTTCTGCAACACCAGGCGGAAGGTCGACTGGCTCACTGAGAAGATGCACTCCCGTGAGTTCACCGTCTCTGCCATG CACGGAGACATGGAGCAGAAACAACGTGAAGTCCTCATGAAGGAATTCCGCTCCGGATCATCTCGTGTGCTGATCACAACCGATCTCCTCGCCCGTGGTATCGACGTCCAGCAGGTCTCACTCGTTATCAACTACGACCTGCCCACCAACAGGGAAAACTACATCCATCGTATCGGCCGTGGAGGACGTTTCGGACGCAAGGGTGTTGCCATTAACTTTGTTACCACCGATGATGTTCGCATGTTGAGAGACATTGAAC AATTCTACAACACTCAGATCGACGAGATGCCTCTCAACGTCGCGTAA
- a CDS encoding Dolichyl-phosphate-mannose--protein mannosyltransferase 2 yields the protein MKPGAVAVDFGTNDPDPAFDFEQVPYPNSNNWTSIDREEDLPLHYMSEEKARRRVVKGPGAPSGGEYEYNEKERYVDYYEDESKDIYNKPRASSARIGSGRLPQPPLPPPTSLREFFMQNLEHLPPIIYTLLSCWTRFHKIGASNIVVWDEAHFGKFGSHYLKREFYFDVHPPLGKMLVGLAGLLAGYDGSFEFKSGEAYPENVPYVAMRVMLATFGVGMVPLAWYTAVELGMSQWACHLTAMMVLLDVGWLCISRFILLDSMLLFFTVLTVFCLTKFHNQQYQSFSIDWWLWLFLTGASIGAVTSVKMIGLFVTALVGVYTVEDLWEKFGDTKMSWRDQAKHWGARIFCLIIVPILVFMASFKIHFMVLNHSGPGDAQMSSLFQANLEGNDFAQNPLEIAFGSKITLKNMGWGGGLLHSHVQTYPVGSNQQQVTCYHYKDSNNEWLVLPRWDEPAYNPQGEIRYLKHGDVIILRHVPTTRNLHSHNIVAPVSKLNNEVSCYGNETIGDSSDYWQVEVVDDIKQGNHVDRIHSLTTRLRFKHKTLGCYLRAANAILPQWGFKQVEVSCDKENNPKDIHTYWNVESHWNERLPSGNTKFYKSPFLRDFWHLNVAMMTSNNALIPDPDKEDILASKPFDWPFIHLGLRMCGWGDNQLKYYLMGTPVIWWGSTISLGVALVALLIYLLRWQRKYKDMDAREWDHFLYVGKIAFFGWFFHFVPFLIMGRVTYLHHYLPTLYFAVLMFSHVLDHFIFSSRNLTTKTKSIIFGVLSFTLVFTFWWFKGVAFGILGPINEHKGLQWRKSWNIYEN from the exons ATGAAACCAGGCGCAGTCGCGGTAGACTTCGGGACCAACGATCCCGATCCTGCATTTGACTTTGAACAAGTACCCTATCCAAACTCCAACAACTGGACGTCCATTGACCGAGAAGAAGATCTCCCACTGCATTACATGTCTGAAGAAAAGGCGCGGAGGCGGGTTGTAAAAGGCCCTGGAGCGCCGTCTGGTGGCGAGTACGAGTATAATGAGAAGGAGCGCTACGTAGATTACTACGAGGATGAGAGCAAGGACATTTACAACAAACCCCGCGCCAGTTCGGCGCGCATAGGCAGCGGGCGGCTGCCTCAACCTCCTCTACCCCCTCCGACATCCCTA CGCGAGTTCTTCATGCAAAACCTTGAGCACCTTCCTCCAATCATCTACACCCTTCTCTCTTGCTGGACACGCTTCCACAAAATTGGCGCATCGAACATCGTCGTTTGGGACGAGGCGCACTTTGGCAAGTTCGGCTCGCACTACCTCAAGCGCGAGTTTTACTTTGACGTGCACCCGCCGCTTGGGAAAATGCTCGTTGGTCTTGCGGGCCTGCTGGCAGGTTACGACGGCTCGTTCGAATTCAAGTCCGGCGAGGCGTATCCCGAGAACGTGCCCTACGTCGCAATGCGGGTGATGCTGGCGACATTTGGTGTTGGCATGGTCCCCCTCGCTTGGTACACAGCTGTGGAGCTTGGAATGAGCCAGTGGGCGTGCCATCTCACGGCGATGATGGTCTTGCTAG ACGTTGGTTGGTTATGTATCTCTCGTTTCATTCTCCTGGATTCCATGCTCCTATTTTTCACGGTCCTTACTGTCTTCTGTTTAACAAAATTCCACAACCAACAGTACCA ATCATTTTCTATTGATTGGTGGCTATGGTTGTTCCTAACTGGTGCTTCCATTGGTGCTGTAACAAG TGTCAAAATGATCGGTCTGTTCGTCACGGCGTTGGTGGGCGTCTACACTGTCGAAGACCTTTGGGAAAAATTCGGTGACACAAAAATGTCTTGG CGGGATCAGGCTAAGCATTGGGGTGCTCGTATCTTCTGTCTAATTATCGTTCCTATTCTCGTCTTCATGGCCTCTTTCAAGATTCATTTCATGGTTCTGAATCATTCTGGACCTGGTGATGCTCAAATGAGCTCTTTGTTCCAGGCCAACCTTGAAGGAAATGACTTTGCACAAAATCCTCTGG AAATCGCTTTCGGTTCTAAAATCACACTTAAAAACATGGGCTGGGGAGGAGGCCTTCTCCATTCGCATGTGCAGACCTACCCTGTCGGGTCCAACCAGCAACAAGTGACCTGCTACCACTACAAAGACAGCAACAATGAATGGCTGGTCCTGCCGCGATGGGATGAGCCGGCGTACAATCCACAGGGCGAGATCAGGTACCTTAAGCACGGTGACGTCATCATCCTGCGACACGTCCCTACTACGCGCAATCTGCACTCGCACAACATCGTCGCGCCAGTCTCAAAGCTCAACAATGAAGTATCCTGCTACGGCAACGAAACTATTGGtgacagttcagattattGGCAGGTTGAGGTGGTGGACGACATCAAACAGGGCAACCACGTTGATCGAATTCACTCATTGACGACGAGGTTGAGGTTTAAGCATAAGACGCTAGGGTGCTATTTGAGGGCCGCAAATGCAATTTTGCCCCAGTGGGGGTTCAAGCAGGTTGAGGTTAGTTGTGATAAGGAAAATAATCCCAAGGATATTCATACCTACTGGAACGTTGAAAGTCACTGGAACGAAAGAC TTCCTAGCGGCAACACCAAGTTCTACAAATCACCTTTCTTGCGCGATTTCTGGCATCTCAACGTCGCCATGATGACATCGAATAACGCTCTTATCCCCGACCCAGACAAGGAGGATATCCTTGCATCCAAACCATTCGACTGGCCGTTCATCCACCTTGGGTTGCGTATGTGCGGTTGGGGCGATAACCAACTGAAGTACTACCTTATGGGCACGCCTGTCATTTGGTGGGGCAGCACAATTAGCTTGGGTGTTGCACTGGTTGCGCTTTTAATATATTTGCTCCGCTGGCAAAGAAAGTACAAGGATATGGATGCTC GTGAATGGGATCATTTCCTGTATGTCGGCAAAATCGCGTTCTTTGGCTGGTTCTTCCACTTTGTACCATTCCTCATCATGGGCCGTGTAACATATCTCCACCACTAC TTACCTACCCTCTACTTCGCAGTGCTTATGTTCTCTCATGTCCTTGACCACTTCATTTTCTCCTCGCGAAACTTGACCACAAAAACGAAATCCATCATCTTTGGAGTTCTTTCATTTACCCTGGTTTTCACCTTCTGGTGGTTCAAAGGCGTTGCATTTGGTATCCTTGGACCTATAAACGAACACAAAGGTCTCCAGTGGAGAAAG TCATGGAATATCTACGAAAACTGA
- a CDS encoding Cytochrome P450 monooxygenase 58, which yields MSFKGFIRLSTPGRYIVESWPILLYLPRFMQWFRHEAEERRKEDTELYMSLVSEVRKRIDLGVAAPSTARRALEKQSDFGLNDVETAFALSAPFAAGVGTTLSALNVFFLAMLHFPGVMHNAQQEIDDVVGSSRIPDFDYINSLPYIKAVILETLRWRPIAPIGVPHSVIQDDIYQAGDDELFIPSGSTVYANIHSMSKDTEAFPSPDEFRPERYLEAESSSSNSPHTTFFFGFGRRICPGMHVAQNSLYAVIVRYVWIYGHVEVANEFIAID from the exons ATGTCGTTCAAAGGTTTCATTCG ATTGAG TACCCCAGGGAGATACATCGTAGAATCT TGGCCCATTTTACTTTACCTTCCT CGCTTTATGCAATGGTTCCGACATGAAGCAGAGGAACGCCGAAAAGAGGATACGGAATTGTACATGTCTCTTGTGAGCGAAGTTCGGAAACGCATAGACTTAGGTGTTGCGGCGCCCTCAACCGCCAGACGCGCATTGGAGAAACAGTCTGACTTCGGACTCAATGACGTTGAAACAGCATTTGCTCTTTCCGCGCCATTTGCAGCTGGTGTTGGCACG ACGCTGTCTGCTCTCAATGTCTTCTTTT TGGCAATGCTTCATTTCCCTGGTGTAATGCATAACGCACAACAAGAAATAGACGATGTCGTTGGTTCAAGCCGGATCCCAGACTTCGACTACATAAACTCGCTTCCTTATATCAAGGCAGTGATATTGGAGACATTGAG ATGGCGGCCTATTGCCCCTATAGGCGTTCCGCATAGCGTCATACAAGACGATATATACCAAGCAGGAGATGATGAGCTTTTTATCCCAAGTGGAAGCACAGTTTATGCAAATATTCA CTCTATGAGTAAAGATACTGAG GCCTTTCCATCCCCCGATGAGTTTCGACCAGAACGATATCTCGAAGCTGAAAGCTCATCATCCAACTCACCTCACACGacctttttctttggttttgggCGTCGTATATGTCCCGGAATGCATGTTGCTCAGAATTCGCTGTACGCTGTGATTGTCAGGTATGTTTGGATATACGGGCACGTCGAGGTTGCTAACGAATTCATCGCAATCGATTAG
- a CDS encoding rRNA 2'-O-methyltransferase fibrillarin 2 — protein sequence MAFGASGGRGGFGGRGGGDRGGRGGGRGGGRGGSFGGRGGDRGGRGGGRGGGRGAPGGRGAPRGGRGGRGGARGGAKGGAKGGANTVLEPHRHPGVFIAKGKDHMLVTKNLVPGDSVYGEKRITIDGGVEGTKTEYRVWNPFRSKLAAGVLGGLDHIFIQPGAKVLYLGAASGTSVSHVADIVGPEGNVYAVEFSPRSGRDLINMAKKRTNVIPIVEDARLPNKYRMLLPIVDVIFADVAQPDQARIVTHNAESFLKDGGHVIISIKASCIDSTVPAETVFASEVQYLKEHNFKPLEQVTLEPYERDHAMVTALYYRHTKPV from the exons ATGGCATTTG GTGCTTCAGGAGGACGTGGAGGCTTTGGCGGACGCGGAGGAGGGGATCGTGGTGGACGAGGCGGGGGTCGGggtggaggacgaggaggttCTTTCGGTGGACGAGGCGGTGATCGTGGTGGACGTGGAG GTGGTCGCGGTGGTGGTCGCGGTGCGCCAGGCGGGCGTGGTGCGCCTCGTGGAGGGCGTGGAGGTCGTGGAGGCGCTAGAGGAGGTGCCAAGGGTGGTGCCAAGGGTGGTGCCAACACTGTTCTGGAACCCCACAGACATCCTGGTGTCTTCATCGCGAAAGGAAAAGACCACATGTTGGTCACCAAAAATCTTGTCCCCGGAGACTCTGTGTATGGTGAGAAGCGGATAACAATCGATGGAGGCGTCGAGGGCACGAAAACAGAATATCGTGTCTGGAATCCCTTCCGCTCTAAGTTGGCTGCTGGTGTTTTGGGCGGTCTTGACCACATTTTCATTCAACCTGGTGCCAAGGTTCTTTACCTTGGTGCTGCCAGTGGAACAAGTGTCAGCCATGTTGCTGATATCGTTGGCCCT GAGGGAAATGTTTACGCCGTCGAGTTCTCACCACGTTCTGGCCGTGATTTGATCAACAtggcgaagaagaggacaaATGTTATCC ctaTCGTTGAGGATGCCCGTCTACCAAACAAATACCGAATGCTCCTGCCCATTGTCGATGTTATTTTCGCTGATGTTGCTCAGCCCGACCAAGCCCGTATCGTTACTCACAACGCCGAAAGTTTCCTCAAGGACGGTGGCCATGTTATCATTTCCATCAAGGCCAGCTGTATCGACTCAACTGTGCCCGCGGAAACAGTCTTCGCCTCAGAAGTGCAGTACCTAAAAGAACACAACTTCAAGCCTCTCGAGCAGGTTACTCTGGAGCCTTACGAAAGAGATCACGCAATGGTCACTG CTTTATATTACCGCCACACAAAACCTGTATAA
- a CDS encoding Hydrophobin-3: MFARVYSVLAFVLFFAGLAAATTTTVTVTTFAPGATPTTPASQCNTDSLFCCNFASQANALGGVISFLLSFAQIAVSPVTALVGADCTSLLVGNSCSASAQPVCCQNNNFAGALVIGCTPVNVNL; this comes from the exons ATGTTCGCTCGTGTCTACTCTGTCCTCGccttcgtcctcttcttcgctgGCCTGGCCGCCGCTACAACCACTACGGTTACCGTCACCACT TTTGCCCCCGGTGCTACTCCCACCACCCCCGCCAGCCAGTGCAACACTGACTCTCTCTTCTGTTGCAACTTCGCATCCCAG GCTAACGCTCTCGGCGGTGTTATCTCATTCCTTCTGAGCTTCGCTCAAATCGCCGTTTCTCCTGTTACCGCCCTCGTTGGTGCTGACTGCACGTCTCTTCTTGTTGGAAATAGCTGCAGTGCTAGTGCCCAACCCGTCTGCTGCCAGAACAACAACTTC GCTGGAGCCCTCGTAATTGGCTGCACTCCCGTCAACGTCAACCTCTAA
- a CDS encoding Hydrophobin-2: protein MFSRVYSVLAFIFFFAGLAAATTTTVTVTTFAPGATPTTPASQCNTDSLFCCNLAQQANVLGGVIQFLLGIAQIAVSPVTALVGADCTSLIAGNSCSASAQPVCCQNNNFAGAIVIGCTPVNVNL from the exons ATGTTCTCTCGTGTCTACTCTGTCCTcgccttcatcttcttcttcgctggCCTTGCTGCCGCTACAACCACTACGGTTACCGTCACCACT TTTGCCCCCGGTGCAACCCCCACCACCCCCGCCAGCCAGTGCAACACTGACTCTCTTTTCTGCTGCAACCTTGCCCAACAG GCTAATGTTCTCGGTGGAGTCATCCAATTCCTGCTCGGCATCGCCCAAATTGCCGTCTCTCCTGTTACTGCTCTCGTTGGCGCAGACTGCACATCCCTTATTGCTGGAAACAGCTGCAGTGCCAGTGCCCAACCCGTCTGCTGCCAGAACAACAACTTT GCCGGAGCAATCGTCATTGGGTGCACCCCCGTCAACGTCAACCTCTAA
- a CDS encoding Heterokaryon incompatibility protein 6, OR allele has product MASLLSVSTSLALAILSFNRYDGVVKPCDHYLVPKQPRFKQRELQLNDTHIPLYLPLDPSRNSIRLLVLHPGQGSGDIHCSLAVASLEREPSYTALSYTWGTPFRRSASMWSYRGVVQYVREWTENHRIHVPTIIIDKHRIPVTPNLRSALQHLRHPNLPLVIWVDAVCINQEDNEEKEHQVNLMRKIYSQAKTTIVWLGPAADESEKAFQFIASTDNLKVDDPDLRIEDIQPPWGPLQALFARSWWSRVWVIQEVLLSKNIIAKCGQHEIPFETFSRLAFKEHLLRRRMRNDPTFEDKYKTSSRWTFIPPTIPFYRLLANWPFTRKELQAEKGMGIWEAIIATLSFSSTMPRDKVYGILGLCTSSDREAIKVDYTQRKTDGQVYKEAVEYVIKSQNNLQPLQFVQARSRKSMDIPSWVPDLSSYGFSQLSGGFTASFFHASDKPATWERLIHPILSRMPSPISVVSKQLVSLFLRAEELPNVGMCATVSDNSDILTVRGLLFDTVSLADPAPQSNIYQQSDSIYLDHLSRSTKEDELSLLEATIRWQRYVAAHKENPYGTPAARYRAFWKTLIGNRFRGEHGLVLPPKEANISYEVLTKRRPVPAGLSYHSPLFLEMGLFQARMAIVSSERSFIITERGFLGMAPDNSKPGDVVCIFQGGEVPFVLRPRENNQWELIGECYLHGIMEGTAVKRAHPKDVRLFHIG; this is encoded by the coding sequence ATGGCCTCACTTCTGAGCGTTTCAACGTCACTTGCTCTCGCCATTCTTTCATTTAACAGATACGATGGAGTCGTCAAGCCCTGTGATCATTATCTGGTACCGAAGCAACCTCGCTTCAAGCAGAGGGAATTGCAATTAAACGACACACATATCCCGTTGTATCTTCCACTGGACCCCAGCAGGAACAGTATACGCCTTCTTGTTTTGCATCCTGGTCAAGGCTCTGGTGACATTCATTGTTCCTTGGCCGTCGCTTCTCTGGAGCGAGAACCAAGCTACACAGCATTGTCGTATACATGGGGTACCCCATTTCGTCGCAGTGCCTCTATGTGGTCATATCGCGGCGTGGTGCAGTATGTTCGCGAATGGACCGAGAATCATCGCATACACGTTCCTACTATCATCATTGACAAGCATCGCATTCCAGTTACACCCAATCTTAGATCAGCACTACAACATCTACGACATCCCAACTTACCACTGGTCATATGGGTGGATGCAGTCTGTATCAACCAAGAAGataatgaagaaaaggagcACCAGGTCAACCTGATGCGTAAGATATACTCCCAAGCGAAGACAACTATCGTTTGGCTGGGTCCGGCCGCAGATGAAAGCGAGAAAGCTTTCCAATTCATCGCTTCAACGGACAATCTCAAGGTCGATGATCCCGATCTCAGAATTGAGGATATTCAACCCCCTTGGGGCCCTCTGCAAGCTCTTTTTGCGCGTTCATGGTGGAGTCGTGTCTGGGTCATTCAGGAGGTCCTCCTTTCCAAAAATATTATCGCAAAATGTGGACAACACGAGATACCCTTTGAAACATTTTCTCGGTTAGCATTTAAGGAACATTTGCTGAGGCGGAGGATGAGAAATGACCCTACATTCGAGGATAAATATAAGACTTCATCTAGGTGGACTTTTATCCCTCCCACTATTCCTTTCTATAGGCTCCTCGCAAACTGGCCCTTCACAAGGAAGGAATTACAAGCCGAGAAAGGGATGGGCATCTGGGAAGCGATCATAGCAACGCTCTCTTTCAGTTCGACTATGCCACGAGACAAAGTATACGGCATCTTAGGCCTTTGCACGTCGTCAGATAGAGAAGCGATCAAGGTCGACTATACGCAGCGTAAAACAGATGGGCAGGTATACAAAGAGGCAGTAGAGTATGTGATAAAATCTCAAAACAACCTACAACCGCTCCAATTTGTCCAAGCACGCAGTCGGAAGTCGATGGATATACCCTCCTGGGTACCAGATCTTTCTTCTTATGGCTTTAGCCAGCTCTCCGGTGGATTTACTGCGTCATTCTTTCATGCTAGTGACAAGCCAGCAACTTGGGAAAGACTCATTCATCCCATTTTAAGCCGCATGCCTTCACCCATTTCTGTGGTATCTAAACAGcttgtttctttgtttcttcgGGCAGAAGAGTTACCTAACGTTGGGATGTGCGCAACTGTATCTGACAACTCAGACATCCTCACGGTACGCGGCCTACTGTTTGATACCGTCTCGTTGGCCGACCCTGCACCTCAAAGCAATATTTACCAACAATCAGACAGTATTTATCTTGATCACCTATCGCGCTCAACCAAAGAAGACGAACTTAGCTTACTTGAGGCAACCATTCGATGGCAACGGTATGTAGCCGCCCACAAGGAAAACCCTTATGGAACGCCAGCTGCTCGCTACAGAGcattttggaagacattAATCGGTAACCGATTCAGAGGAGAGCATGGCCTTGTCCTTCCTCCCAAAGAGGCCAACATCTCTTACGAAGTACTGACCAAAAGGCGCCCTGTACCTGCCGGTTTGAGTTACCACTCCCCTTTGTTTTTGGAGATGGGTCTTTTTCAAGCTAGAATGGCGATAGTTTCTTCAGAGCGCTCGTTCATCATTACGGAACGAGGTTTTCTGGGAATGGCTCCAGACAACAGCAAGCCAGGTGATGTCGTTTGCATATTTCAAGGAGGGGAAGTCCCATTCGTCTTACGACCCAGAGAGAACAATCAATGGGAATTAATTGGAGAATGCTATTTACATGGGATTATGGAGGGGACAGCGGTAAAGAGAGCTCATCCAAAGGATGTACGACTATTTCATATAGGCTGA